The Ensifer adhaerens genome contains a region encoding:
- a CDS encoding integration host factor subunit alpha translates to MSGKTVTRADLAESVFRKVGLSRTESAELVETVIDEICNAIVRGESVKLSSFATFQVRDKNERIGRNPKTGEEVPISPRRVMTFKASNVLKQRVLKAHLGRRAKQKPVSPVS, encoded by the coding sequence ATGAGCGGAAAAACAGTAACACGGGCGGACTTGGCTGAGTCGGTTTTTCGCAAGGTGGGTCTGTCGAGGACAGAGTCTGCCGAATTGGTGGAAACCGTCATTGACGAAATATGCAACGCAATCGTGCGTGGCGAGAGTGTGAAGCTGTCCTCTTTCGCGACCTTCCAGGTCCGCGACAAGAACGAGCGCATCGGGCGAAACCCGAAAACCGGCGAGGAAGTGCCGATTTCGCCCCGGCGCGTGATGACCTTCAAGGCGTCGAATGTCTTGAAGCAGCGCGTCCTGAAGGCGCATCTGGGCCGCAGGGCCAAGCAGAAACCGGTATCTCCCGTTTCGTGA
- a CDS encoding MerR family transcriptional regulator — MEKSPDAFRTISEVADDLDLPQHVLRFWETRFQQIKPMKRGGGRRYYRPEDVDLLKGIRHLLYDHGYTIKGVQKLLKTNGNKFVAAIASGDLATVEALAASSNEEPAPPKAGLSEEDQIVGRAKAPASRRFFSFGGSSDDVPEISLGKSSSVGKEDRALLQEALYDLLECKRLLDQVR, encoded by the coding sequence ATGGAAAAGAGCCCGGACGCTTTTCGCACCATCAGCGAGGTCGCTGACGATCTCGATCTGCCGCAGCATGTCCTGCGTTTCTGGGAAACCCGCTTCCAGCAGATCAAGCCGATGAAGCGCGGCGGCGGCCGGCGGTACTACCGGCCGGAGGATGTCGACCTTCTGAAGGGTATCCGGCATCTGCTCTATGATCACGGCTATACGATCAAGGGCGTGCAGAAGCTCCTGAAGACCAACGGCAACAAGTTCGTCGCGGCGATTGCAAGCGGCGATCTCGCGACCGTCGAGGCGCTGGCAGCCTCCAGCAACGAGGAGCCGGCACCGCCGAAGGCTGGTCTTTCCGAGGAGGATCAGATCGTCGGCCGTGCCAAGGCGCCGGCGAGCCGCCGCTTCTTCTCCTTCGGCGGCAGCAGCGACGACGTGCCGGAGATCTCGCTCGGAAAATCCTCGTCAGTGGGCAAGGAAGATCGCGCTCTGCTTCAGGAGGCGCTCTACGACCTCCTGGAATGCAAGCGGCTTCTCGACCAGGTGCGCTGA
- a CDS encoding glycosyltransferase yields MEHVVPRRSPAPPLKLLQVLEPSGGGSGRHFLDLCRGMHKRGHHVEAVYSPVRAEEGFVRELKAIGLPAVHAVNMKRAPGPSDFGRFLELRRIMRASSFDIIHGHSSKAGALTRLRLPGSHVPRIYTPHAFRTLDPTLGRGGRLIYGTIEWALARFFTDHLICVSDDEFHHALSLHMPEKRMSVIVNGVAPPSCEMAQTLRASFGIAPDAFVFGFVGRLSAQKAPERLIAAFKSVAASVRNSHLVMVGSGELEGDLRKAIAASGLQNRMHLTSAFTGPQAVPAFDLLVMPSRYEAMSYVMLEGAAAGKAIIATDIGGARTVIEDDRNGYILPNSDDTSALTKTMIQAAEPETFKALSASAENLKDRFTLAVMLDRTEALYQKAASKRQTVDLLQSTR; encoded by the coding sequence ATGGAACATGTGGTTCCGCGCCGGTCGCCGGCCCCTCCCCTCAAGCTCCTGCAGGTGCTGGAGCCGAGTGGCGGCGGCTCGGGCCGGCACTTTCTCGATCTGTGCCGCGGCATGCACAAGCGCGGGCATCACGTCGAGGCCGTCTATTCGCCGGTGCGCGCCGAGGAAGGTTTCGTTCGTGAACTGAAGGCAATCGGCCTGCCGGCCGTACACGCCGTCAACATGAAGCGCGCACCCGGACCGTCTGACTTCGGCCGCTTTCTCGAACTCCGGCGCATCATGCGGGCCAGCAGTTTCGACATCATCCATGGCCACAGTTCCAAGGCCGGTGCGCTGACACGCCTGCGGCTGCCTGGCTCTCATGTTCCGCGGATCTACACGCCCCACGCTTTTCGCACGCTGGACCCGACGCTCGGCCGTGGTGGACGGCTCATCTACGGCACGATCGAATGGGCGCTGGCCCGTTTCTTTACCGATCACCTGATCTGCGTCTCCGACGACGAGTTCCACCATGCGCTCTCGCTGCATATGCCCGAGAAGCGCATGTCGGTGATCGTCAACGGCGTGGCACCGCCCTCATGCGAAATGGCGCAGACGCTGCGCGCCAGCTTCGGTATCGCGCCCGATGCCTTCGTCTTCGGCTTCGTTGGACGACTTTCCGCACAGAAGGCGCCGGAACGGCTGATCGCAGCGTTCAAGAGTGTCGCCGCTTCCGTCAGAAACAGCCACCTGGTCATGGTCGGCAGTGGCGAGCTCGAAGGTGACCTTCGCAAGGCGATCGCCGCAAGCGGACTGCAGAACCGCATGCATTTGACCTCCGCCTTCACCGGCCCGCAAGCCGTTCCCGCCTTCGACCTCCTGGTGATGCCAAGCCGCTACGAGGCCATGTCCTATGTGATGCTCGAAGGGGCCGCCGCCGGCAAGGCGATCATCGCAACCGACATCGGTGGCGCACGCACGGTGATCGAGGACGATCGGAACGGTTATATCCTGCCCAATAGCGACGACACGTCCGCGCTCACCAAGACCATGATCCAGGCGGCGGAGCCCGAAACCTTCAAGGCCCTGTCGGCTAGCGCCGAAAACCTGAAGGACCGCTTTACGCTCGCCGTCATGCTCGATCGCACAGAGGCCCTCTACCAGAAGGCGGCCTCAAAGCGGCAGACGGTCGACCTGCTCCAGTCAACCAGGTAG
- a CDS encoding O-antigen ligase family protein: MSTVDSGRLPIVRPQLAALSLLGSGLVAFAVFLSGFVIFEPAPYELFLVALIGLWALVGLKISRSVAPLLTLLTLFMVGGILSLTVMTDLTKGPMYMAVSGFLALSSVFFAAIIEDRHERLRLIFNAWTAAAIITALLGILGYFGAVPGAESFTLYGRAKGAFQDPNVFGPFLSVPAMYLIHGILTQPIQKAPPKIAALMVLALGVFLSFSRAAWALNLFCVVAFVFVMLLKERNGLFRLRILVLALVGGIMIVGALLVALQSEQVATLFSSRSQLVQDYDGGHLGRFDRHRLGFLMSMEKPLGIGPMVFSTIFPEDEHNVWLKSLTSYGWLGFVSYVTLIVWTLSLGFRFLLLNRPWQTYLMIAWVAVLGHVGVGNVIDTDHWRHFYLLIGIIWGCAALEYRHRRQARAGRSS; encoded by the coding sequence TTGAGCACCGTCGATTCAGGTCGGCTCCCGATCGTTCGCCCCCAGCTCGCGGCGCTCTCGCTGCTTGGCTCCGGGCTCGTCGCCTTTGCCGTGTTTCTCTCCGGTTTCGTCATTTTCGAGCCGGCGCCCTATGAGCTGTTCCTGGTCGCACTCATCGGCCTTTGGGCGCTCGTGGGCCTCAAGATCTCGCGCAGCGTCGCCCCGCTGCTGACGCTTCTGACCCTGTTCATGGTCGGCGGCATCCTGTCCCTGACGGTCATGACCGACCTGACGAAGGGGCCGATGTACATGGCGGTCTCCGGCTTCCTCGCGCTCTCCTCGGTCTTCTTCGCAGCCATCATCGAGGACCGCCACGAACGCCTGCGGCTGATCTTCAATGCCTGGACGGCGGCGGCCATCATCACCGCCCTGCTCGGCATCCTCGGCTATTTCGGCGCCGTGCCGGGCGCGGAAAGCTTCACGCTCTATGGCCGCGCCAAGGGCGCGTTCCAGGATCCGAACGTCTTTGGCCCGTTCCTCTCGGTGCCGGCCATGTACCTCATCCACGGCATCCTCACGCAGCCCATCCAGAAAGCCCCCCCGAAGATCGCCGCGCTGATGGTGCTGGCGCTTGGCGTCTTTCTTTCGTTCTCCCGCGCAGCCTGGGCCCTCAACCTCTTCTGTGTCGTCGCCTTCGTCTTCGTCATGCTGCTCAAGGAGCGAAACGGCCTCTTCCGCCTGCGGATTCTGGTGTTGGCTCTCGTCGGCGGGATCATGATCGTCGGCGCCCTCCTCGTCGCGCTGCAGTCCGAGCAGGTCGCAACACTCTTTTCCAGCCGCTCGCAGCTGGTGCAGGATTATGACGGCGGCCACCTCGGCCGCTTCGATCGCCATCGCCTCGGCTTCCTGATGTCGATGGAAAAGCCGCTCGGCATCGGCCCGATGGTCTTCAGCACGATCTTCCCGGAGGATGAGCACAACGTCTGGCTGAAGTCGCTGACGTCCTACGGCTGGCTCGGCTTTGTCAGTTACGTGACGCTGATCGTCTGGACGCTCTCGCTCGGCTTTCGCTTTCTGCTGCTCAACCGCCCTTGGCAGACCTATCTGATGATCGCCTGGGTCGCCGTTCTCGGCCATGTCGGGGTCGGCAATGTCATCGACACGGACCATTGGCGCCACTTCTATCTGCTCATCGGAATCATCTGGGGATGCGCCGCCCTTGAATATCGCCATCGCCGGCAGGCGCGCGCCGGCCGGAGCTCCTGA
- a CDS encoding undecaprenyl-phosphate glucose phosphotransferase: protein MNKFDRPGSFDPEALRKKISEIRARAPGEMPGETTTTDLNPLARQIAEQFSADTYSPAMIMGLMRLFEFSALFTIGYAINALYVQPGFEQLPLYLAILVGGSALAVAAMQIADTYQIPALRAWLRVMPRILASWAIAFGGIAIALFFLKSGHQYSRVWFGGWFIGGAIFLIAERAFIAYSIRHWARNGTMERRAVVVGGGQPAKDLIRTLEDQPDNDIRICGIFDDRDERRSPNVIAGYPKLGTVDELVEFARLARIDMLIISLPLTAEKRILQLLKKLWILPVDIRLAAHANNLRFRPRSYSHVGDVPMLDIFDKPIADWDSVAKRGFDIFFSLVALVLLWPIMLGAAIAVKATSPGPIIFKQKRHGFNNETIEVYKFRSMYTHMSDPTARNAVTKRDPRVTPVGRFIRKSSIDELPQIFNVLKGELSLVGPRPHAVLAQTQNRTYSDVVEGYFARHRVKPGVTGWAQINGWRGEIDNDDKIRLRTAFDLHYIENWSLLFDLKILFLTPFRLLNTENAY from the coding sequence ATGAACAAGTTTGACCGCCCGGGTTCGTTCGATCCCGAAGCGCTTCGCAAGAAGATTTCGGAAATCCGCGCCCGCGCGCCCGGCGAAATGCCGGGCGAAACAACGACCACGGATCTCAATCCGCTGGCGCGGCAGATCGCCGAGCAGTTCAGCGCCGATACCTATTCGCCTGCGATGATCATGGGGCTGATGCGCCTGTTCGAATTCAGCGCGCTCTTTACGATCGGCTATGCCATCAACGCGCTCTATGTCCAGCCGGGCTTCGAACAACTGCCGCTGTACCTGGCAATTCTCGTCGGTGGTTCCGCATTGGCGGTCGCCGCCATGCAGATCGCCGACACCTATCAGATCCCGGCGCTGCGCGCCTGGCTGCGGGTGATGCCGCGCATCCTCGCCTCCTGGGCCATCGCGTTTGGCGGCATCGCCATCGCGCTGTTCTTTCTGAAATCCGGCCACCAGTATTCGCGCGTCTGGTTCGGCGGCTGGTTCATCGGCGGCGCAATCTTTCTGATCGCCGAGCGCGCCTTCATCGCCTATTCCATCCGCCATTGGGCCCGAAACGGCACGATGGAACGCCGCGCGGTCGTCGTCGGCGGCGGCCAGCCGGCCAAGGACCTGATCCGCACGCTCGAGGACCAGCCCGACAACGACATCCGCATCTGCGGTATTTTCGACGACCGCGACGAGCGCCGCTCGCCCAATGTGATCGCTGGCTACCCGAAGCTCGGGACGGTCGACGAACTGGTGGAATTCGCCCGCCTGGCGCGCATCGACATGCTGATCATCTCGCTGCCGCTGACGGCGGAGAAGCGCATTCTCCAGCTTCTGAAGAAGCTCTGGATCCTGCCGGTCGACATCCGGCTCGCCGCCCACGCCAACAACCTGCGGTTCCGCCCGCGCAGCTACTCCCATGTCGGCGATGTCCCCATGCTCGACATCTTCGACAAGCCGATCGCCGATTGGGACTCGGTCGCCAAGCGCGGCTTCGACATCTTCTTCAGCCTGGTCGCCCTCGTACTTCTGTGGCCGATCATGCTCGGCGCGGCGATCGCCGTCAAAGCGACGTCCCCGGGCCCGATCATCTTCAAGCAGAAGCGGCACGGCTTCAACAACGAGACCATCGAGGTCTACAAGTTCCGCTCGATGTATACGCATATGAGCGACCCGACGGCCCGCAACGCCGTGACCAAGCGCGACCCGCGCGTCACCCCCGTCGGCCGTTTCATCCGCAAGTCCTCGATCGACGAACTGCCGCAGATCTTCAACGTGCTGAAGGGCGAGCTGTCGCTCGTTGGGCCGCGGCCGCACGCCGTGCTCGCCCAGACCCAGAACCGGACCTACTCCGACGTCGTCGAAGGCTATTTCGCCCGCCACCGCGTCAAGCCCGGCGTCACCGGCTGGGCGCAGATCAACGGCTGGCGCGGCGAGATCGACAATGACGACAAGATCCGCCTGCGCACCGCCTTCGACCTGCACTACATCGAAAACTGGTCGTTGCTCTTCGATCTCAAGATCCTGTTCCTGACGCCGTTCCGGCTTCTCAATACCGAGAACGCCTATTGA
- a CDS encoding glycosyltransferase family 4 protein: MQQERPLRIIHCFRSPVGGIFRHVRDLAEAHAKAGHEVGILCDSTTGGRHEDRLFDEIRPYLALGLIRMPIHRSVGPSDFAALWRGYKEIRSLRPDVLHGHGAKGGVIARLIGSALRVNRYRVARLYSPHGGSLHYRPGSMTGRLVFPAERIQQRITDALVFVCDFERQTYFAKVGAPRERNELIYNGIDDREFETVPPGPDAVDFLYIGMMRDLKGPDLFVEAFAQTERLVGRPLSALMIGDGPQQQEYSDLVLQQGLARRIRMQPAMKTREAFALTRNIVVPSRAESMPYIVLEALAARKPVIASRVGGIPEILGRDSTALAEPANARSLADIMARAITEKDWAARVMPDPSTFKSQFAASVMSADMLSLYRELCRYQPPADSVLPTT; this comes from the coding sequence ATGCAACAAGAGCGGCCTTTGCGCATCATCCACTGCTTCAGGTCGCCTGTCGGCGGGATATTCCGCCACGTGCGCGACCTGGCCGAGGCGCATGCCAAGGCGGGCCATGAGGTCGGGATCCTCTGCGACAGCACGACAGGTGGCAGGCACGAGGATCGGTTGTTCGACGAAATCCGCCCCTATCTGGCGCTCGGCCTGATACGGATGCCGATCCATCGCTCGGTCGGGCCGTCGGATTTTGCCGCGTTGTGGCGCGGCTATAAGGAAATCAGAAGTTTGCGACCGGATGTGTTGCATGGGCACGGCGCCAAAGGCGGCGTCATTGCCCGGCTCATCGGTTCAGCCTTGCGGGTCAACAGGTATCGCGTAGCCCGCCTCTATTCGCCGCATGGCGGCAGCCTGCACTACCGTCCAGGCTCTATGACAGGCCGGCTGGTCTTCCCGGCGGAACGGATCCAGCAGCGGATTACCGACGCCCTCGTCTTCGTCTGCGATTTCGAGCGGCAGACCTATTTCGCAAAGGTCGGCGCGCCGCGTGAGCGCAACGAACTGATCTACAACGGCATCGACGACCGGGAGTTCGAGACCGTCCCGCCTGGGCCGGATGCGGTCGACTTTCTCTATATCGGCATGATGCGGGACCTGAAGGGTCCCGATCTGTTTGTGGAAGCTTTCGCCCAGACCGAAAGGCTTGTCGGCAGGCCGCTGTCGGCGCTTATGATCGGTGACGGCCCGCAGCAGCAGGAATACAGCGATCTGGTGCTGCAGCAGGGCCTCGCCCGCCGCATCCGCATGCAGCCGGCGATGAAGACGCGCGAGGCCTTCGCGCTGACGCGCAACATCGTCGTTCCCTCGCGCGCCGAGTCCATGCCCTATATCGTGCTCGAGGCGCTTGCCGCGCGGAAGCCGGTCATCGCCAGCCGTGTCGGCGGCATCCCGGAAATTCTCGGACGCGACAGCACCGCACTTGCCGAACCCGCCAATGCCCGGTCGCTCGCCGACATCATGGCCCGCGCAATCACCGAGAAGGACTGGGCGGCACGTGTGATGCCCGATCCGAGCACGTTCAAGTCGCAATTTGCAGCTTCGGTAATGTCGGCGGATATGCTAAGCCTCTATCGGGAATTGTGCCGTTACCAGCCGCCCGCCGATAGCGTGTTGCCCACAACGTAA
- a CDS encoding polysaccharide biosynthesis/export family protein, producing the protein MSTAAIKTGLAITAAALSMLLGGCTSYQPAPKAFSEATIQPYRLDSGDRLRINVFEQAGLSGTYTVDQAGYVAFPLIGTVASRGRTLPELEGMIAAKLKQGYLRDPDVTIEVDRYRSVFIMGEVGQAGQYAYVPGMTVQNAIAVAGGFSPRANQSNADITRKINGRIITGRVPITDAVLAGDTIYVRERLF; encoded by the coding sequence ATGTCCACCGCAGCTATCAAGACGGGTCTCGCGATCACGGCGGCAGCGCTGTCGATGTTGCTCGGCGGCTGCACGAGCTACCAGCCCGCACCCAAGGCCTTCAGTGAAGCCACGATCCAGCCCTATCGGCTCGACAGCGGCGACCGCCTGCGCATCAACGTCTTCGAACAGGCCGGTCTCAGCGGCACTTACACGGTCGATCAGGCCGGCTACGTCGCCTTCCCCCTGATCGGCACCGTCGCCTCGCGCGGCAGGACGCTACCCGAACTGGAGGGCATGATCGCCGCCAAGCTGAAGCAGGGCTATCTGCGCGATCCAGACGTCACGATCGAGGTCGATCGCTACCGTTCCGTCTTCATCATGGGCGAAGTCGGCCAGGCTGGCCAATACGCCTATGTGCCCGGCATGACCGTGCAGAACGCGATCGCTGTCGCCGGAGGCTTCTCTCCGCGCGCCAATCAGTCGAACGCCGACATCACGCGCAAGATCAATGGCCGCATCATCACCGGCCGGGTTCCGATCACCGACGCGGTTCTTGCCGGCGACACGATCTATGTTCGCGAACGCCTGTTCTGA
- a CDS encoding GumC family protein, whose protein sequence is MSGSGSAQQDVDIDLGGLFRAVWDRRVKVLLATVAVAALAFGAAKMIAPDYQSETRVLIESREPEFSGPNQASQAGADRVFDESGILSQVQVLKSADLIKQVARNMKLYELKEFDPSSAPSALSDLLVMLGLKKNPLEMPPEERVLKEFSDKLQVYQVEKSRVIAIGFTSKDRQLAAAVPNEMAKVFLALQSGAKLDTNSEATRWLEPEIANLREKVRDAEAKVAAYRASSDLLPTGETTNFATRQLTDISTELTRVRGERANAEARAAGVRSALASGRAPDTIADVVGSQMIQRLKETEANLQAQVADLSTTLLDGHPRLKALKSQLEGIRGQISSETRKILTSLENEAKVGELREQQLTQQLNALKAQSARAGEEEVGLRALEREATAQRQLLETYLARYREATSRTVENATPADARVISSAVVPTGASFPKVLPITVVAALATFLLTCIGIMLGELFSGRALRPVAATGERAPVHPRPALAASVADLPPVEMAQASPAIAPAADDAVDLLPAMDVSLAPDMEEEAAEADFSIEAVAEHLRATNVRVAISVSPGGDEGSTATVMLARLLAEEELKVVLIDLTGSACPTRLMARSQQLPGITNLLAGEVPFTDTIHADRFSDAHIIPQGDADPRQAMRGIDRLKMIIDALTNAYDLVLLECGPADEMAVEKIAGRDGAEIILSAPSVSDERIVEVLTGFGAAGYRDIVLMTGQVQSDPEYPDRDAA, encoded by the coding sequence ATGTCGGGAAGCGGCAGCGCACAACAGGATGTGGATATCGACCTCGGCGGCCTGTTTCGCGCCGTCTGGGATCGGCGCGTCAAGGTTTTGCTCGCCACCGTCGCTGTGGCGGCGCTTGCCTTCGGCGCAGCAAAGATGATCGCGCCGGATTACCAGAGCGAAACCCGTGTACTCATCGAATCGCGCGAGCCGGAGTTCAGCGGCCCCAACCAGGCTTCCCAGGCGGGCGCCGACCGCGTCTTCGATGAATCCGGCATCCTCAGCCAGGTACAGGTGCTCAAGTCGGCCGATCTCATCAAGCAGGTCGCCCGCAACATGAAGCTCTATGAGCTCAAGGAATTCGACCCGTCGTCGGCACCCTCGGCGCTTTCGGATCTTCTCGTCATGCTCGGGCTGAAGAAGAACCCGCTGGAGATGCCGCCCGAGGAGAGGGTGCTCAAGGAATTCTCCGACAAGCTCCAGGTCTACCAGGTGGAGAAGTCGCGGGTGATTGCGATTGGCTTCACCTCGAAGGACCGCCAGCTTGCGGCTGCCGTGCCCAATGAGATGGCGAAGGTCTTCCTGGCGCTCCAGAGCGGTGCGAAACTCGACACCAATTCCGAGGCGACACGCTGGCTCGAACCGGAGATCGCCAATCTGCGCGAGAAGGTGCGCGACGCCGAGGCGAAGGTGGCGGCCTATCGCGCCTCGTCGGACCTGCTGCCAACCGGCGAAACCACCAACTTCGCGACGCGGCAGCTCACGGACATCTCGACGGAGCTGACCCGGGTGCGCGGCGAGCGTGCCAATGCGGAGGCGCGTGCCGCCGGCGTGCGTTCGGCGCTTGCGAGCGGCCGCGCGCCGGACACCATCGCCGACGTCGTCGGTTCACAGATGATCCAGCGGCTGAAGGAAACCGAGGCCAATCTCCAGGCGCAGGTCGCCGATCTTTCGACGACCCTGCTCGACGGTCATCCGCGCCTGAAGGCGCTGAAGTCGCAGCTCGAAGGCATCCGCGGCCAGATCAGCTCCGAGACCCGCAAGATCCTGACGAGCCTTGAAAACGAGGCGAAGGTCGGTGAACTGCGCGAACAGCAGTTGACCCAGCAGCTGAATGCGCTGAAGGCGCAGTCGGCTCGGGCGGGCGAAGAAGAGGTGGGGCTGCGCGCGCTCGAGCGCGAGGCAACGGCGCAGCGGCAATTGCTGGAGACCTATCTCGCGCGCTACCGCGAAGCGACATCGCGCACGGTGGAGAATGCGACGCCGGCCGATGCACGGGTCATTTCGAGTGCCGTGGTTCCGACCGGCGCGAGTTTCCCGAAAGTGCTGCCGATCACGGTCGTCGCAGCGCTTGCCACGTTCCTCCTGACCTGCATTGGCATCATGCTCGGCGAGCTTTTCAGCGGACGAGCCTTGCGGCCGGTCGCGGCTACGGGCGAACGGGCACCGGTCCACCCGCGTCCGGCGCTGGCCGCAAGCGTCGCCGATTTGCCGCCGGTCGAGATGGCTCAGGCTTCGCCTGCAATTGCGCCCGCCGCAGATGACGCCGTCGACTTGCTGCCTGCTATGGACGTGTCGCTTGCACCGGACATGGAGGAAGAGGCAGCCGAGGCGGATTTCTCGATCGAGGCCGTCGCCGAGCATCTGCGCGCCACCAACGTGCGCGTTGCGATTTCGGTTTCGCCCGGCGGAGACGAGGGTTCTACCGCCACCGTGATGCTCGCCCGGTTGCTGGCCGAAGAGGAGCTGAAGGTCGTATTGATCGACCTGACGGGTTCTGCCTGCCCGACACGCCTGATGGCGCGCTCGCAACAGCTTCCTGGTATCACCAACCTGCTGGCGGGGGAGGTGCCCTTCACGGACACGATCCACGCCGACCGTTTTTCCGACGCGCACATCATTCCTCAGGGCGATGCCGATCCGCGTCAGGCGATGCGCGGCATCGACCGGCTGAAGATGATCATCGACGCCTTGACCAACGCCTATGATCTCGTCCTGCTCGAATGCGGCCCTGCCGATGAAATGGCTGTTGAGAAGATCGCTGGCCGCGATGGCGCGGAAATCATCCTGTCGGCGCCGTCGGTGAGCGATGAGCGGATCGTCGAGGTGCTGACCGGATTCGGCGCAGCGGGCTATCGCGACATCGTGCTGATGACCGGCCAGGTACAATCGGACCCCGAATACCCGGACCGCGACGCGGCATAA
- a CDS encoding GNAT family N-acetyltransferase yields MTNSELTMDGSGDRRAHASLRADPTDAAGRFEISLHRNMEALETEWRVLDGLPENSLHHAYQWCSAWAATHVSDLALLRVTFDGELLLVLPLEVARGRLFRTAKLIGTEHSNLNTGLFAPNAAAIISTPALADALARAICGALRGLADIVMLDRLPSDWRGAPSPFSLLSNVANPNPSFQLPLLGGIQPTLAQLNAKRRRKKMRISERRLAEMGGYDYVVARTGDEAHALLDTFFRQKATRFAALGLPDVFQDKETQAFFHALAARMGDDVQLMELNAIRLRGENDGRIVAVAGLSRKADHVICQFGSIDEALAGDASPGELLFYRMIERLSGEGVRLFDFGVGDQPYKRSWCTIETPLRDIVLPVTFAGRLAGLRHHLVVRAKRAIKANRAVYARIQRTRRHRQDKTFDSSAD; encoded by the coding sequence ATGACGAACTCGGAACTCACCATGGACGGCTCCGGCGACCGCCGCGCGCACGCGTCCTTGCGTGCAGATCCGACCGATGCCGCCGGCCGCTTCGAAATCTCGCTTCACCGCAATATGGAGGCGCTCGAAACCGAGTGGCGCGTGCTCGACGGTCTTCCTGAGAACTCGCTGCATCATGCCTATCAATGGTGCAGCGCCTGGGCTGCGACCCATGTCAGCGACCTGGCCCTTCTGCGCGTTACCTTCGATGGCGAACTCCTGCTCGTCCTGCCGCTGGAAGTGGCGCGCGGACGCTTGTTTCGAACGGCAAAGCTGATCGGAACCGAGCATAGCAACCTCAACACCGGGCTCTTTGCCCCCAACGCCGCGGCGATCATCAGCACGCCCGCGCTTGCCGACGCGCTTGCCCGCGCCATCTGTGGCGCGCTGCGCGGCCTTGCCGACATCGTCATGCTCGATCGTCTACCGAGCGACTGGCGCGGTGCCCCCAGCCCCTTCTCCCTGCTTTCGAACGTTGCCAATCCCAACCCGTCGTTTCAGCTTCCCCTTCTCGGCGGCATTCAGCCGACACTGGCCCAGCTCAACGCCAAGCGGCGGCGCAAGAAGATGCGCATTTCCGAGCGACGGCTGGCTGAAATGGGCGGCTACGACTATGTGGTCGCGCGTACGGGTGACGAGGCCCACGCGCTGCTTGATACCTTCTTTCGGCAGAAGGCGACGCGTTTTGCTGCGCTCGGCCTTCCCGATGTCTTCCAGGACAAGGAAACGCAGGCGTTTTTCCATGCGCTCGCCGCCCGTATGGGCGACGACGTTCAACTCATGGAACTCAATGCCATCCGCCTGCGGGGCGAAAACGACGGCCGCATCGTCGCCGTCGCCGGACTTTCCCGCAAGGCAGATCACGTGATCTGCCAGTTCGGGTCGATCGACGAAGCTTTGGCCGGCGATGCCAGCCCGGGTGAATTGCTGTTTTACCGCATGATCGAGCGCCTATCGGGGGAAGGCGTGCGCCTGTTCGATTTCGGCGTCGGCGACCAGCCCTACAAACGCTCCTGGTGCACGATCGAGACACCGCTGCGCGACATCGTGTTGCCGGTGACGTTCGCCGGCCGGCTCGCAGGCCTGCGGCATCACCTCGTCGTGAGGGCAAAAAGGGCGATCAAGGCGAACCGGGCCGTTTATGCCCGCATCCAGCGCACGCGACGGCACAGGCAAGACAAGACCTTCGACAGCAGCGCCGACTGA